A stretch of Nonomuraea africana DNA encodes these proteins:
- a CDS encoding M56 family metallopeptidase, which yields MTDAALLAGYAVVAALVLARPLSAARWAERAPRLAIAMWLAACVSVAGSASLAVLTAAVPADAIGHGLADLLEICTMILTEGPGAGAWAALGVCGLVAVRLAACLAAVLMRAKRERGRHAAMLALLGRPDRALGAVVVDYAEPLVYCLPGRGAKTVITTAALRSLSGPQVAAVLAHERAHVRGRHHLVLAAGEAFARAFPFVPLFASARREVARLVELRADDVAASRHPRAQIAAALVGLATGRVPAFVMGAGGQSALTRVRRMLSPAAPLARGERVAGLAAVALLLGGPAVVAAAPAVSAFVAHHCHALMGR from the coding sequence ATGACCGACGCCGCCCTCCTGGCCGGCTACGCCGTCGTCGCCGCCCTGGTGCTGGCCAGGCCGCTGTCGGCGGCGCGCTGGGCCGAGCGGGCGCCGCGGCTGGCGATCGCCATGTGGCTGGCGGCCTGCGTCTCGGTCGCGGGTTCCGCGTCGCTGGCGGTGCTGACCGCGGCCGTGCCGGCCGACGCCATCGGGCACGGTCTGGCCGACCTGCTGGAGATCTGCACCATGATCCTGACCGAGGGCCCGGGCGCCGGCGCGTGGGCGGCGCTCGGCGTCTGCGGGCTCGTGGCGGTACGGCTGGCGGCCTGCCTGGCGGCGGTGCTGATGCGGGCCAAGCGGGAGCGCGGCCGGCATGCCGCGATGCTGGCGTTGCTGGGCCGTCCCGACCGGGCGCTCGGCGCCGTCGTCGTCGACTACGCCGAGCCGCTGGTCTACTGCCTGCCCGGGCGCGGCGCCAAGACCGTGATCACCACCGCGGCGCTCCGCTCGCTGAGCGGGCCGCAGGTGGCCGCGGTGCTGGCGCACGAGCGGGCGCACGTCCGCGGCAGGCACCATCTGGTGCTGGCGGCCGGCGAGGCGTTCGCCCGCGCCTTCCCCTTCGTACCGCTGTTCGCCTCGGCGCGGCGGGAGGTGGCGCGCCTGGTCGAGCTGCGCGCCGACGACGTGGCCGCCAGCCGCCACCCGCGCGCCCAGATCGCCGCCGCGCTGGTGGGCCTGGCCACCGGACGGGTGCCCGCGTTCGTGATGGGCGCGGGCGGACAGAGCGCGCTGACCAGGGTGCGCCGCATGCTGAGCCCCGCGGCGCCGCTGGCCAGAGGCGAGCGGGTGGCGGGCCTGGCCGCCGTGGCCCTGTTGCTGGGCGGGCCCGCCGTGGTGGCCGCGGCGCCCGCGGTGAGCGCGTTCGTCGCTCACCACTGCCACGCGCTCATGGGGCGATGA
- a CDS encoding PD40 domain-containing protein, whose protein sequence is MRKALILAVTLLVLGGGALFYAVRAARVAPAQEAAFDLAKPGQIVVRDHASGLVRGSRTRCERFATASGTGVCLVTEVAKTYAVVVDRTMKEIRRLHIAGIPSRARVSPSGRMISWTVFVTGDSYNKGGFSTWTGILDNRTGYAITNMEEIPLTKDGRRYFSADVNYWGVTFARDDNRFYATVSTRGRTYLVEGDYGRWQARVLRENAECPSLSPDGRRLVFKKLMPGGAWRLHGLDLATMEETPLAERAAIDDQAAWLDDRTVMYAKGPDVWAVPADGTGSPRLLVANASSPSAVR, encoded by the coding sequence ATGAGGAAGGCGCTGATCCTCGCCGTGACGCTGCTCGTGCTCGGCGGCGGCGCGCTGTTCTACGCGGTGCGCGCCGCCAGGGTCGCCCCCGCGCAGGAGGCGGCCTTCGACCTCGCCAAGCCCGGTCAGATCGTGGTGCGCGACCACGCGAGCGGCCTCGTGCGCGGCAGCCGTACCAGGTGCGAACGGTTCGCCACCGCCTCGGGGACGGGGGTCTGCCTGGTCACCGAGGTCGCCAAGACCTACGCCGTCGTGGTGGACAGGACCATGAAGGAGATCAGGCGGCTGCACATCGCGGGGATCCCGAGCCGCGCCAGGGTGTCGCCCTCCGGGCGGATGATCTCCTGGACGGTCTTCGTCACAGGTGACTCCTACAACAAGGGCGGCTTCTCCACCTGGACCGGGATCCTCGACAACCGCACCGGCTACGCGATCACCAACATGGAGGAGATCCCGCTGACCAAGGACGGCCGCCGCTACTTCTCCGCCGACGTCAACTACTGGGGCGTCACCTTCGCCCGCGACGACAACCGCTTCTACGCCACCGTCTCCACCCGCGGCAGGACCTACCTCGTGGAGGGCGACTACGGCAGGTGGCAGGCGCGCGTGCTGCGAGAGAACGCCGAGTGCCCCTCGCTGTCGCCGGACGGCAGGCGCCTGGTGTTCAAGAAGCTCATGCCGGGAGGCGCCTGGCGGCTGCACGGCCTCGACCTGGCGACGATGGAGGAGACGCCGCTGGCCGAGCGCGCCGCCATCGACGACCAGGCCGCCTGGCTCGACGACCGCACCGTCATGTACGCCAAGGGACCCGATGTGTGGGCCGTGCCCGCCGACGGCACCGGCTCCCCCCGCCTGCTGGTCGCCAACGCCTCCTCGCCCTCCGCCGTCCGCTGA
- a CDS encoding MFS transporter encodes MYIAGFRYRGLTMAVPANVLALGMVSLVTDVSSEMVTAVLPYYAVLVLGLSPLAYGLLDGLYFGVTAVVRLAAGHAADRWQRRKLVAGLGYALSAVCKLGLMAAGGSVGLLGAVVAADRTGKGLRTAPRDALISLSAAPETQGQAFGVHRAMDTVGAFLGPLAAFAVLGATGAYDVVFVVSFAIAVFGVVLLVLYVREQPSAVTPVPRVRPRVGLALLREPRFRRICLLAAALGLVTVSDPFVYLLLQKGTGIAPEHFPLLPLGTAAVYLLLAVPVGRLADRWGRIPVFMLGHLALVGVYALLGGGAPYWLVLAMFGLFYAATDGVLMAAAGPLLPAHLRTSGLALLQTGQAVARMLSSIMYGAAWTFFGPVPGLVVMGAGIVACLGFWKVVR; translated from the coding sequence ATGTACATCGCAGGATTCCGTTATCGCGGGCTGACCATGGCCGTGCCGGCGAACGTGCTGGCGCTGGGCATGGTCAGCCTGGTGACCGACGTCTCCTCCGAGATGGTGACCGCGGTCCTGCCGTACTACGCGGTCCTCGTGCTGGGGCTGAGCCCGCTGGCCTACGGGCTGCTGGACGGGCTCTACTTCGGGGTGACCGCGGTGGTACGGCTGGCCGCCGGGCACGCCGCCGACCGGTGGCAGCGCCGCAAGCTGGTCGCGGGGCTCGGCTACGCGCTGTCGGCGGTGTGCAAGCTCGGCCTGATGGCGGCGGGCGGCTCGGTGGGGCTGCTCGGCGCCGTCGTGGCCGCCGACCGGACCGGGAAGGGCCTGCGCACCGCGCCCCGCGACGCGCTGATCTCGCTCAGCGCCGCGCCCGAGACGCAGGGCCAGGCCTTCGGCGTCCACCGGGCGATGGACACCGTCGGCGCCTTCCTCGGTCCGCTGGCCGCCTTCGCGGTGCTCGGCGCGACGGGCGCCTACGACGTGGTGTTCGTGGTCAGCTTCGCGATCGCCGTCTTCGGCGTCGTGCTGCTGGTGCTCTACGTCAGGGAGCAGCCGTCCGCCGTGACGCCGGTGCCGCGGGTGCGGCCGAGGGTCGGCCTGGCGCTCCTGCGCGAGCCGCGCTTCCGCCGGATCTGCCTGCTGGCCGCCGCGCTCGGGCTGGTGACGGTCAGCGACCCGTTCGTCTACCTGCTCCTGCAGAAGGGCACCGGCATCGCGCCCGAGCACTTCCCGCTGCTGCCGCTCGGCACGGCCGCCGTCTACCTGCTGCTGGCCGTGCCCGTAGGGCGGCTGGCCGACAGGTGGGGGCGCATCCCCGTCTTCATGCTCGGCCACCTCGCGCTGGTCGGCGTCTACGCGCTGCTCGGCGGCGGCGCGCCGTACTGGCTGGTCCTGGCGATGTTCGGGCTCTTCTACGCGGCCACCGACGGCGTCCTGATGGCCGCCGCGGGCCCGCTGCTCCCCGCCCACCTGCGCACCAGCGGGCTGGCGCTGCTGCAGACGGGACAGGCCGTCGCCCGCATGCTCTCCTCGATCATGTACGGCGCCGCGTGGACGTTCTTCGGGCCCGTTCCCGGGCTGGTCGTGATGGGCGCGGGCATCGTGGCCTGCCTGGGGTTCTGGAAGGTGGTCCGATGA
- a CDS encoding dihydrofolate reductase family protein: MSTVVMHNVVSVDGFIADAEDQVGPLFDWYSNGDVELGEGGVGKVSQASAEYVKPMWASIGSMVIGRHLFDMTNGWEGSPPAGEHVVVESHRPKPDGWHPEASYHFVDDAAQAIAKAKELAGERTVAVAAGDVGGQAFALGLVDEVAMDVVPVVFGSGKRYFGSVDAQHLLEDPHVVIQGDRVLHLLYRVRRSRATTSFEKRCAARSSGR, encoded by the coding sequence ATGAGCACCGTGGTGATGCACAACGTCGTGTCGGTGGACGGCTTCATCGCCGACGCGGAGGATCAGGTCGGCCCGCTGTTCGACTGGTACTCCAACGGCGACGTCGAGCTCGGCGAAGGTGGTGTGGGGAAGGTGTCGCAGGCCTCGGCCGAGTACGTCAAGCCGATGTGGGCGAGCATCGGGTCGATGGTGATCGGGCGTCACCTGTTCGACATGACCAACGGCTGGGAGGGGTCGCCGCCGGCGGGCGAACACGTGGTCGTGGAGTCGCACCGGCCCAAGCCCGACGGGTGGCACCCCGAGGCGTCGTACCACTTCGTCGACGATGCGGCCCAGGCGATCGCGAAGGCCAAGGAACTGGCCGGGGAGCGCACCGTCGCCGTGGCGGCCGGCGACGTCGGCGGGCAGGCATTCGCCCTCGGTCTGGTGGACGAGGTGGCGATGGATGTCGTGCCCGTGGTCTTCGGCTCAGGCAAGCGGTACTTCGGGTCGGTCGATGCCCAGCATCTGCTCGAGGACCCGCACGTGGTGATCCAGGGCGACCGGGTGCTGCACCTGCTCTATCGAGTCCGCCGCTCGCGAGCGACGACGTCTTTCGAGAAGAGATGCGCCGCCCGGAGTTCAGGTCGGTGA
- a CDS encoding carboxyl transferase domain-containing protein — translation MFSRVAIVNRGEAAMRLIHAVRDLAAETGTRIETVALYTDSDRTATFVREADLAYDLGAAANRPYLDHAVLKKALVETGADAAWVGWGFVAEDPAFADLCAEIGVTFVGPSAEAMRKLGDKIGSKLIAEEVGVPVAPWSRGPVETLEEAKTAADRIGYPLMLKATAGGGGRGIRMISNADELTQAYELTRREAARAFGSGVVFLERLVTGARHVEVQVIADGQGTAWALGVRDCSVQRRNQKIIEESASPVLDAEQVAELKASAERLVLAVGYQGAGTIEFLYHPGERLFAFLEVNTRLQVEHPITEITTGVDLVKAQLHVAAGGKLEGDAPEEWGHAVEARLNAEDPDRDFTPSPGRISRLALPSGPGIRVDTGFSEGDVIPADFDSMIAKIIAHGRDRTEALARLRRAMTQTTVIIEGGVTNKGFVRMLLDEPAVIDGSADTGWIDRVRARGALVSHQHSAIALIAAAIEAYEDEEAVTRQRFLSTAHGGRPQSQHESGRALELKLRDVGYRVQVARTGGHRFRIGISAGGPEHAADVDVERFDEHSGQITVNGVRFKVVTSTHGPIHLVEVDGVTHRISRDEGGIVRSPVPALVVATPLQAGDEVEAGAPLLVVESMKMETVLRAPFRARVRELAVSVGSQVEAGARLLRLEPLGDGDETAGPAAVAEEVELDLPSEPVDVPAAARAARGLQDLRSLLLGFDIDSQNERRLLATYLDARAELVAEGRHEPAGEVELLSLFADLSELSRNRPAGEESKSDSAVHSPREYFHTYLQYLDADRAGLSESFRQRLTHVLSRYGVESLDRTPELEDAVFRIFLAQQRASTDVAVVTTLLRQWVKEAPPAEADRVTVGLALEHLVAATQVRFPAVADLARGVVFAWFAQPLLRRNRAKVYTAVRKHLRHLDQHPGAPDRAERISAMVACAEPLVRLVGQRIGREGADPVPLLEVLSRRYYGNRALSDLRVSKVAGCTFLVADHRTATGNGRVVTTAVDFPALAEAVKAVGEFAGDGELVADVYLTWPDGPSDPDEMATRLREVLIKQESPNRMGRITTTVAGNSGAVMHHHHFTFRPSADGFVEERLLRGLHPRIAERMQLERLRDFDLTRLPSPDEEVYLFRAAARQNPSDERLVALGQVRDLTPLRDEEGRIVALPAAEDILATCLDAIRRAKKPGAKTSGTNRIVIYVWPPTDLSTDDLNTVAKRVVPTTAGAGLEEVLFLGRRRDSATGELVDIAVQIGYDVGSGVRLSVVPPPTEPVEPLDDYRQEVLRAHSRGTPYPYELTDMLAGPFGSFTEYDLDEHSKLVPVNRPKGRNTAALVAGVVSTPTPRHPEGMTRVVLLGDPTKALGALSEPECARVIAALDLAERMRVPLEWFALSAGARISMSSGTENMDWVAAALKRIVNFTQDGGEINIVVAGINVGAQPYWNAEATMLMHTKGILVMTPDSAMVLTGKQSLDFSGGVSAEDNHGIGGYDRIMGPNGQAQYWAPDIRGAREVLMSHYDHSYVAPGESGPRKTVTSDPVDRDVSTFPHAAPDSDFTTVGQIFSAESNPDRKKPFDIRTVMRALSDQDHPVLERWAGMADADTAVVQDVHLGGRPVCLLGIESRSVPRRGFPPTDGPDTYTAGTLFPRSSKKAARAINAASGNRPLVVLANLSGFDGSPESMRKLQLEYGAEIGRAVVNFKGPIVFCVISRYHGGAFVVFSKALNPNMTVLAVEGSFASVLGGAPAAAVVFTRDVDKRTGNDPRVLALAARVAEAPAATRAALAAELAELRASVRAEKLTEVATEFDRVHSIQRAVDVGSVDAIISCAELRPRIIETVEKGLARQV, via the coding sequence GTGTTCAGTCGTGTCGCCATCGTCAACCGCGGTGAAGCCGCCATGCGGCTCATCCACGCCGTTCGGGACCTAGCCGCGGAGACGGGAACACGGATCGAGACTGTCGCCCTGTACACGGACTCCGACAGAACGGCCACGTTCGTCCGCGAGGCGGACCTCGCCTACGACTTGGGGGCCGCCGCGAACCGGCCCTATCTGGACCATGCGGTCCTCAAGAAGGCCCTGGTCGAGACCGGCGCGGACGCGGCCTGGGTCGGTTGGGGCTTCGTGGCGGAGGACCCGGCGTTCGCCGACCTGTGCGCCGAGATCGGCGTGACGTTCGTCGGCCCGAGCGCCGAGGCGATGCGCAAGCTGGGCGACAAGATCGGGTCGAAGCTGATCGCCGAAGAGGTCGGTGTGCCCGTCGCGCCGTGGAGCCGCGGTCCGGTGGAGACGCTGGAGGAGGCGAAGACGGCGGCGGACCGGATCGGCTATCCGTTGATGCTGAAGGCGACCGCGGGCGGCGGTGGTCGCGGTATTCGGATGATCTCCAACGCCGACGAGCTGACCCAGGCCTACGAGCTGACGCGCAGGGAAGCCGCGCGCGCGTTCGGCAGTGGCGTGGTGTTCCTGGAGCGCCTGGTGACGGGCGCCCGGCACGTCGAGGTGCAGGTCATCGCGGACGGGCAGGGCACCGCGTGGGCGCTGGGCGTGCGCGACTGCTCCGTGCAGCGGCGTAATCAGAAGATCATTGAGGAGTCCGCCTCCCCGGTCCTCGACGCCGAGCAGGTCGCCGAGCTGAAGGCATCGGCCGAGCGGCTCGTGCTCGCGGTGGGCTACCAGGGCGCGGGCACCATCGAGTTCCTCTATCACCCCGGTGAGCGGCTGTTCGCCTTCCTCGAGGTCAACACGCGCCTGCAGGTCGAACACCCGATCACCGAGATCACCACCGGCGTCGACCTGGTGAAGGCCCAGTTGCACGTCGCGGCGGGCGGCAAGCTCGAGGGTGACGCGCCCGAGGAGTGGGGTCACGCCGTCGAGGCGCGCCTCAACGCCGAGGACCCCGACCGCGACTTCACACCCTCGCCCGGCCGGATCTCGCGGCTGGCGCTGCCCAGCGGCCCCGGCATCCGGGTGGACACCGGGTTCAGCGAAGGTGATGTGATCCCCGCCGACTTCGACTCGATGATCGCCAAGATCATCGCGCACGGCCGTGACCGCACGGAGGCGTTGGCGCGCCTGCGCCGCGCGATGACACAGACGACTGTCATCATCGAAGGCGGCGTGACGAACAAGGGCTTCGTCCGCATGCTGCTCGACGAGCCCGCGGTGATCGACGGGTCCGCCGATACCGGCTGGATCGACCGCGTGCGCGCCCGGGGCGCTCTCGTGTCGCACCAGCACTCCGCGATCGCGCTGATCGCCGCCGCCATCGAGGCCTACGAGGACGAGGAGGCCGTGACGCGGCAGCGCTTCCTGTCCACCGCGCACGGCGGCCGTCCGCAGTCGCAACACGAGAGCGGCCGGGCGCTGGAGCTCAAGCTCCGCGACGTCGGCTACCGCGTCCAGGTCGCCCGCACCGGCGGCCACCGGTTCCGCATCGGCATCTCGGCGGGCGGCCCCGAGCACGCGGCCGACGTCGACGTCGAGCGCTTCGACGAGCACAGCGGCCAGATCACCGTGAACGGCGTCCGTTTCAAGGTCGTCACGAGCACGCACGGCCCGATCCACCTGGTCGAGGTCGACGGCGTCACGCACCGGATCAGCCGTGACGAGGGTGGCATCGTGCGCTCGCCGGTGCCCGCGCTCGTGGTGGCCACGCCGTTGCAGGCGGGCGACGAGGTCGAGGCCGGTGCGCCGCTGCTCGTGGTCGAGAGCATGAAAATGGAGACCGTGCTGCGCGCGCCGTTCCGCGCCCGCGTGCGGGAGCTCGCGGTGTCGGTCGGCAGCCAGGTGGAGGCGGGCGCCCGCCTGCTCCGCCTGGAGCCGTTGGGCGATGGCGACGAGACGGCCGGTCCCGCCGCCGTGGCCGAGGAGGTCGAGCTGGATCTGCCGTCCGAGCCGGTGGACGTGCCCGCGGCCGCGCGTGCCGCGCGGGGCCTGCAGGACCTGCGCAGCCTCCTGCTGGGCTTCGACATCGACTCGCAGAACGAGAGGCGCCTGCTCGCCACCTACCTGGACGCGCGCGCCGAGCTGGTGGCGGAGGGCCGACACGAGCCGGCCGGAGAGGTCGAGCTGCTGAGCCTGTTCGCCGACCTGAGTGAACTGAGCCGCAACCGGCCCGCCGGCGAGGAGTCGAAGTCGGACTCCGCGGTGCACAGCCCCCGCGAGTACTTCCACACCTACCTGCAGTACCTCGACGCGGACCGGGCCGGGCTGTCGGAGAGCTTCCGGCAGCGGCTCACGCACGTGCTGTCCCGCTACGGCGTCGAAAGCCTGGACCGCACGCCGGAGCTGGAGGACGCGGTCTTCCGGATCTTCCTGGCCCAGCAGCGCGCGTCCACCGACGTCGCCGTGGTGACGACCCTGCTGCGCCAGTGGGTGAAGGAGGCCCCGCCCGCCGAGGCGGACCGCGTCACCGTCGGCCTGGCGCTGGAGCACCTGGTCGCCGCCACCCAGGTTCGGTTCCCCGCCGTCGCGGACCTGGCGCGCGGCGTCGTGTTCGCCTGGTTCGCCCAGCCGCTGCTGCGCCGTAACCGCGCCAAGGTCTACACGGCCGTGCGCAAGCACCTGCGCCACCTCGACCAGCACCCGGGCGCGCCGGACCGCGCCGAGCGGATCTCCGCGATGGTCGCCTGCGCCGAGCCGCTCGTCCGACTGGTCGGCCAGCGGATCGGCCGTGAAGGCGCGGACCCCGTGCCGCTGCTGGAGGTGCTGAGCCGCCGCTACTACGGCAACCGTGCGCTGAGCGACCTCCGGGTGAGCAAGGTGGCGGGTTGTACGTTCCTCGTCGCCGATCACCGTACCGCGACCGGCAACGGCCGCGTCGTGACCACCGCGGTCGACTTCCCGGCGCTGGCCGAGGCGGTCAAGGCGGTCGGCGAGTTCGCCGGTGACGGTGAGCTGGTGGCGGACGTCTACCTGACCTGGCCGGACGGCCCGAGCGACCCCGACGAGATGGCCACGCGCCTGCGCGAGGTCCTGATCAAGCAGGAATCGCCGAACCGGATGGGCCGCATCACCACGACCGTCGCGGGGAACAGCGGCGCGGTGATGCACCACCACCACTTCACCTTCCGGCCGTCCGCGGACGGCTTCGTGGAGGAACGGCTGCTGCGCGGTCTGCACCCGCGCATCGCCGAGCGCATGCAGCTGGAGCGGCTGCGCGACTTCGACCTCACCCGGCTGCCCTCACCCGACGAGGAGGTCTACCTCTTCCGGGCCGCGGCACGGCAGAACCCGTCCGACGAGCGCCTCGTCGCCCTGGGTCAGGTCCGCGACCTGACCCCGTTGCGCGACGAGGAGGGCAGGATCGTCGCGTTGCCCGCGGCCGAGGACATCCTGGCCACGTGCCTCGACGCGATCCGCAGGGCCAAGAAGCCCGGCGCGAAGACGTCGGGGACGAACCGGATCGTCATCTACGTGTGGCCGCCGACCGACCTCTCGACGGACGACCTGAACACGGTGGCGAAGCGCGTGGTGCCGACGACGGCGGGCGCGGGCCTGGAGGAGGTGCTGTTCCTCGGCAGACGCCGAGACAGCGCCACGGGCGAACTCGTCGACATCGCCGTCCAGATCGGCTACGACGTGGGATCCGGCGTGCGGCTGTCCGTCGTCCCGCCGCCGACCGAGCCCGTCGAGCCGCTGGACGACTACCGCCAGGAAGTGCTGCGCGCGCACAGCCGCGGCACCCCCTACCCGTACGAGCTGACCGACATGCTCGCCGGGCCGTTCGGTTCGTTCACCGAGTACGACCTGGACGAACACTCGAAGCTGGTGCCGGTGAACCGGCCCAAGGGGCGCAACACCGCCGCGCTCGTCGCGGGTGTCGTCAGCACGCCGACGCCGCGCCACCCGGAGGGCATGACCCGCGTCGTACTGCTGGGCGACCCGACGAAGGCGCTCGGCGCGCTGTCCGAGCCCGAGTGCGCGCGGGTGATCGCCGCGCTCGACCTGGCCGAGCGGATGCGGGTGCCGCTGGAGTGGTTCGCGCTCTCCGCGGGCGCCCGGATCTCGATGTCGTCCGGCACCGAGAACATGGACTGGGTGGCGGCCGCGCTGAAGCGGATCGTGAACTTCACCCAGGACGGCGGGGAGATCAACATCGTGGTCGCGGGCATCAACGTCGGCGCCCAGCCGTACTGGAACGCCGAGGCCACGATGCTCATGCACACCAAGGGCATCCTGGTGATGACGCCGGACTCCGCGATGGTGCTGACGGGCAAGCAGTCGCTCGACTTCTCCGGCGGTGTGTCGGCCGAGGACAACCACGGCATCGGCGGGTACGACCGGATCATGGGCCCGAACGGCCAGGCCCAGTACTGGGCGCCGGACATCCGCGGTGCGCGGGAAGTCCTGATGTCGCACTACGACCACAGCTACGTCGCGCCGGGGGAGAGCGGGCCGCGCAAGACGGTCACCAGCGACCCGGTGGACCGCGACGTGTCGACGTTCCCGCACGCCGCGCCGGACAGCGACTTCACGACAGTGGGTCAGATCTTCTCCGCCGAGTCCAACCCGGACCGCAAGAAGCCGTTCGACATCCGCACGGTCATGCGCGCGCTGTCCGATCAGGACCACCCGGTGCTGGAGCGATGGGCGGGCATGGCCGACGCGGACACCGCCGTGGTCCAGGACGTCCACCTCGGTGGCCGGCCGGTGTGCCTGCTGGGCATCGAGTCCCGGTCCGTGCCGCGTCGCGGATTCCCTCCCACCGACGGCCCGGACACCTACACCGCGGGCACCTTGTTCCCGCGCTCGTCCAAGAAGGCCGCTCGGGCCATCAACGCCGCCAGCGGCAACCGTCCGCTGGTCGTGCTGGCCAACCTGTCAGGGTTCGACGGGTCGCCCGAGTCGATGCGCAAGCTGCAGCTGGAGTACGGCGCGGAGATCGGCCGCGCGGTGGTGAACTTCAAGGGGCCCATCGTGTTCTGCGTGATCTCGCGGTACCACGGCGGCGCGTTCGTGGTGTTCTCCAAGGCGCTCAACCCGAACATGACCGTGCTCGCGGTCGAGGGCTCGTTCGCCTCGGTACTCGGCGGTGCTCCGGCCGCCGCGGTGGTCTTCACGCGGGACGTCGACAAGCGGACCGGCAACGACCCCCGCGTACTCGCGCTCGCCGCCCGTGTCGCGGAGGCGCCGGCTGCCACGCGGGCCGCGTTGGCCGCCGAGCTGGCCGAGCTGCGGGCGTCCGTGCGGGCCGAGAAGCTCACCGAGGTGGCCACCGAGTTCGATCGCGTGCACAGCATCCAGCGGGCGGTCGATGTCGGCTCGGTGGACGCGATCATCAGCTGCGCCGAGCTGCGGCCGCGGATCATCGAGACGGTCGAGAAGGGCCTCGCCCGACAAGTCTGA
- a CDS encoding discoidin domain-containing protein: protein MPRVLLLSLLLVAGLLVGPATSSTASSSASATAAESLLSQGRPATASSVEDATLGAANAFDGDLTATRWASAEGHDPEWLQVDLGAVTPLTRIKLTWEAAYGRAYQIQASSDGAAWTTLYSTSSGDGGTDDLTVSGSGRYVRVYGTARGTSYGYSLYEMQVYGEGGGGNPGGPDYQAEDATLSQASVASNHAGFTGSGFVDYVNTVGGYVEWTVTAATAGAHTLTFRYANGTTANRPLAVAVNGAAAVSRDFPGTGAWSTWADVSLTATLNAGANTVRATATAASGGPNLDRLTVGPASGGGSFVVAAAGDIAEQCTASSSSCMHPKTANLVKTMNPEFVITMGDNQYDDARLQDFTAYYDKTWGAFKSKTRPVPGNHETYDPAGSLAGYKSYFGSIAYPNGKSYYSYDHGNWHFVALDSNAFDQSAQITWLKADLAANTKRCVAAYWHHPLFSSGEHGNDPVSRPVWQILYDKRADLVLNGHDHHYERFGPQNPSAQADPNGIVEILGGMGGAPPYNIENVQPNSQKRLSGTFGVVKLSLGESTFSWQLVGVDGAVKDTSPTYTCH from the coding sequence ATGCCGCGTGTGCTGCTGTTATCCCTCCTCCTCGTGGCTGGGCTGCTCGTCGGCCCCGCCACCTCCTCCACCGCCTCCTCCTCCGCGTCCGCCACTGCCGCCGAATCCCTGCTCTCGCAGGGCCGACCGGCGACCGCCTCCTCCGTCGAGGACGCCACCCTGGGCGCCGCGAACGCCTTCGACGGCGACCTCACCGCCACCCGATGGGCCTCGGCCGAGGGCCATGACCCCGAATGGCTCCAGGTGGACCTCGGCGCCGTCACCCCGCTCACCCGGATCAAGCTGACCTGGGAGGCCGCGTACGGCAGGGCCTACCAGATCCAGGCCTCCAGTGACGGCGCCGCCTGGACCACCCTCTACTCCACCTCCAGCGGCGACGGCGGCACCGACGATCTGACCGTGTCGGGCTCGGGCCGCTACGTCCGCGTGTACGGCACCGCCCGCGGCACCTCCTACGGCTACTCCCTGTACGAGATGCAGGTCTACGGCGAGGGCGGGGGCGGCAACCCCGGCGGCCCCGACTACCAGGCCGAGGACGCCACGCTCTCCCAGGCGAGCGTCGCGAGCAACCACGCCGGGTTCACCGGCAGCGGCTTCGTCGACTACGTCAACACCGTGGGCGGCTACGTCGAGTGGACGGTCACCGCCGCCACCGCGGGCGCCCACACCCTGACCTTCCGCTACGCCAACGGCACCACGGCCAACCGGCCGCTGGCCGTCGCGGTGAACGGCGCCGCCGCCGTCAGCCGCGACTTCCCCGGCACCGGCGCCTGGAGCACCTGGGCGGACGTCTCGCTCACGGCGACGCTGAACGCCGGCGCCAACACCGTGCGGGCCACCGCCACGGCCGCGAGCGGCGGCCCCAACCTGGACCGGCTCACGGTCGGCCCCGCCTCGGGCGGCGGCTCGTTCGTGGTGGCGGCGGCCGGCGACATCGCCGAGCAGTGCACCGCGAGCTCCAGCTCGTGCATGCATCCCAAGACCGCCAACCTGGTCAAGACGATGAACCCCGAGTTCGTCATCACGATGGGCGACAACCAGTACGACGACGCCAGGCTGCAGGACTTCACCGCCTACTACGACAAGACGTGGGGCGCGTTCAAGAGCAAGACCCGTCCGGTGCCCGGCAACCACGAGACCTACGACCCCGCGGGCTCGCTGGCCGGCTACAAGTCGTACTTCGGGTCGATCGCCTACCCCAACGGCAAGAGCTACTACAGCTACGACCACGGCAACTGGCACTTCGTCGCCCTCGACTCCAACGCCTTCGACCAGAGCGCGCAGATCACCTGGCTCAAGGCGGACCTGGCCGCGAACACCAAGCGCTGCGTGGCCGCCTACTGGCACCACCCGCTGTTCAGCTCGGGCGAGCACGGCAACGACCCCGTCAGCAGGCCGGTCTGGCAGATCCTCTACGACAAGCGGGCCGACCTCGTGCTCAACGGCCACGACCACCACTACGAGCGCTTCGGGCCGCAGAACCCGAGCGCCCAGGCCGACCCGAACGGCATCGTCGAGATCCTCGGCGGCATGGGCGGCGCGCCGCCGTACAACATCGAGAACGTGCAGCCCAACAGCCAGAAGCGGCTGTCGGGGACCTTCGGCGTGGTGAAGCTCAGCCTCGGCGAGAGCACCTTCTCCTGGCAGCTGGTCGGCGTCGACGGCGCGGTCAAGGACACCAGCCCGACCTACACCTGCCACTGA